GCTCCCTTTTCCAACAGCATCTGTACGACCTCGACATGACCCCGTTCGGATGCCCAATGCAATGCAGCtgctccatcttcatctgacTGATTGATCGTGCTCCCATTCCGAAGGATCAGTCTCCGGATTACGCCTTCATGTCCATTAAAGGCAGCAAGACGGGTGGCATTCATCTTGGGTCTATCTCTGTATCCCATCACTGCTTTCCAGAATATGGGATACCACAGAGCAAACCGTGCGCTGCTGACATCGTAAAGTTGATCTAACCGACTCTCCGCTTTTGACTCTGCAAGTGAAGGCAAACCTCGGACATGGTCGGGCCAATACTCTGCGGAATACTCTAGCAAACTTGGAGCACTCTCCTGGCGCGGACTGCCATCTATATCATCTAGTAGCAAATAATTAATACAGATTCCTAACATTAATTCCTCCGTGTCGCCACGTTTGAAGGACCACTCCCGATCGTCATGAGGCAAGTTTTTGTTAATCAGAAACTCtcttgcagtctggtggatcaAGTAGACACGAGAATTATTGATAAAAACAAAGAGTCCACATAAATGACGGATCTTCTCGTTAAGCCCTGCCGGATTCAACCAAGCTTTGGCTGCAGTTCGCGAACTGgttgactttgccaaccccaaagccattgccatttccTCGATCCTCAATGGACGCCGAGCGCCGACAATAATCTGGAGGATCATTTTAACATCCGACACTTTGCCAGGTGGCACTCGCTTCAAGATTTTCTCATATGCGTCACTGACGGAGCTGGGGATCAACTCAATTGATTCTCCCTCGGGCTGAAGGCTATTTTGGAACATAGTACGAATATCGTCCATGGCCAGATAGAGCCAAAGGTATGTGCGATGTTCCATCTGGAGAAGTTGCTTTTCCAGTCGCTCCTGTGTCTCCGGCGGTAGGCGCAGACTCTCGCCGAGCTCTGCTACCCGCATCCTCACAACTAGGCTGATTTCTTCATGAATTTAATCATTGTCCTCTTCCCCACGGATGTGGATATAAGGGAACGATTTTATCGCTGGACAAAAGCCGTCCTAAATGTCGGCATATGGACGACTGGTAACAAGGAACTTAATCCAGCTTTGTCGGGTTAAGGACTAACTTTGAGCGTAGAACTTTTCTAGCTTCTCTATTAATTGAACTCGATCAGATGGTCGACACTCGTCTAGTGCGTCGAAAATGCACACAGTGTTGGAAGATGCAGAATCCGACATTGCTGCAATAAAAATGCGCCAAAGTTCGTTGACCTCTTGCTGTATCTTCGTACCGTTCCTTTGCCAGCATGGCAAGGCATGTTGTAGGAGATCCGGTTGCATTCCAAATAGCTGATGGAGTACAGCACACAATGCTATTGCAAGGTTGTTCTGCTCGTCATTATCCTTGAAGAAAAAGTAGCAAACGGAAACTAAAGTGGATGATGTCTTAAGATTATTGTTAACAAGCAATTTCGCAAGAACCGATTTTCCACATCCCGGGTCGGCCGATATCCATAAAAGATCATCATGACTATTTGCATGCCAATCAAGATACTGGGAGTTCTCGAGAATCCATCGACACGTCCCGTCTACACGGTTAGGATTAATATTTTTATGTTGTTCGTAGGCGGAGGATTTAAACGCTTGGTGGCACTCTTGTTGCTCTTTAGTCAACGCCCTCATTACCTTCTCACGGTGATGGTCTTCTCGTTGCTGGAATGCCAAATCCACGCCTCTGTTGAGTTCCTTGAGTTCATCGACGATTTCTACGTGAAAGGGTCAATGCATTTGTCGTTATGCACAAAAAATCGCGGCTTCAGCGAACACAACATGGAGGCGATATAAACACCTTACTTACTAGGTAACTCTGTGGCTAATTTCTCTTGAGATACCTGGCTAGCGGGTACATAGCTGAGCAGCTCTTTCGCATACGATGCCGCAGCCAATGCCGC
The genomic region above belongs to Pochonia chlamydosporia 170 chromosome 2, whole genome shotgun sequence and contains:
- a CDS encoding WD-repeat protein (similar to Aspergillus flavus NRRL3357 XP_002385489.1); its protein translation is MAPPARDEYQIGWICALQTEVAAAKLILDEDFGILDEQDRADTNSYTLGKVGKHTVVIAGRPDGQYGTTSATTVAINMTRTFSQSLRIGLMVGIGGGIPSAHHDVRLGDIVISRPDGTCGGVLQYDMGKIVEDGKLQRTGSLSSPPRSLLTAVANMKAATMIDDPTYPDYIEKATSRNARTRQIFCRPDASTDRLFKTEHRHPTNAATCEGCVPEWEEPRDTREEAGPQVHYGIIASGNAVVKDGTTRERLCRETGALCFEMEAAGLMQDFPCIVVRGICDYADSHKNKQWQGYAALAAASYAKELLSYVPASQVSQEKLATELPKIVDELKELNRGVDLAFQQREDHHREKVMRALTKEQQECHQAFKSSAYEQHKNINPNRVDGTCRWILENSQYLDWHANSHDDLLWISADPGCGKSVLAKLLVNNNLKTSSTLVSVCYFFFKDNDEQNNLAIALCAVLHQLFGMQPDLLQHALPCWQRNGTKIQQEVNELWRIFIAAMSDSASSNTVCIFDALDECRPSDRVQLIEKLEKFYAQKISLVVRMRVAELGESLRLPPETQERLEKQLLQMEHRTYLWLYLAMDDIRTMFQNSLQPEGESIELIPSSVSDAYEKILKRVPPGKVSDVKMILQIIVGARRPLRIEEMAMALGLAKSTSSRTAAKAWLNPAGLNEKIRHLCGLFVFINNSRVYLIHQTAREFLINKNLPHDDREWSFKRGDTEELMLGICINYLLLDDIDGSPRQESAPSLLEYSAEYWPDHVRGLPSLAESKAESRLDQLYDVSSARFALWYPIFWKAVMGYRDRPKMNATRLAAFNGHEGVIRRLILRNGSTINQSDEDGAAALHWASERGHVEVVQMLLEKGADVNAQGGRYGNALQAASQGGHIEVVQILFDKGASANAQGGDFGNAL